One window of Rissa tridactyla isolate bRisTri1 chromosome 26, bRisTri1.patW.cur.20221130, whole genome shotgun sequence genomic DNA carries:
- the LOC128901570 gene encoding olfactory receptor 14J1-like, with protein MSNGSSVTLFLLLAFTGTRELQLLHFWLFLGIYLAALLGNSLVMTVIACNHRLHTPMYFFLLNLSLLDLGTISTVVPKSMANSFWDIRDISYRGCAAQVFFVFFCAAAEFYLLTIMSYDRYVAICKPLHYRTLLGSRACVHMAAAAWGSGFLNAVLHTVNTFSIPLCHGNAINQFFCEMPQILKLACSDSDYLGEVGLIAVSAFFSVGCFVFIMLSYVQIFRAVLRIPSEQGRHKAFSTCLPHLAVVSLFLITAMFSYLKPPSISSPSLDLLMAVLYSVVPPAVNPLIYSMRNQELKHAVWKLVTG; from the coding sequence atgtCCAATGGCAGTTCTGTcaccctgttcctcctcctggcattcacaggcacacgggagctgcagctcttgcacttctggctcttcctgggcatctacctggctgccctcctgggcaacagCCTCGTCATGACAGTCATAGCCTGcaaccaccgcctccacacccccatgtacttcttcctcctcaacctctccctccttgaccttgGCACCATCTCCACCgttgtccccaaatccatggccaattccttTTGGGACATTAGGGATATCTCCTACagaggatgtgctgcacaggtcttttttgtctttttctgtgctgcagcagagttttatcttctcaccatcatgtcctatgaccgctacgttgccatctgcaaacccctgcactacaggaccctcctgggcagcagagcttgtgtccacatggcagcagctgcctggggcagtgggtttctcaatgctgtGCTGCACACAGTCAATACATTTTCTATACCACTCTGCCATGGCAATGCCATAAatcagttcttctgtgaaatgccACAGATCCTCAAGCTTgcctgctcagactcagactacctTGGGGAAGTTGGCCTTATTGCGGttagtgcctttttttctgttgggtgttttgttttcatcatgctgtcctatgtgcagatcttcagggccgtgctgagaatcccctctgagcagggacggcacaaagccttttccacgtgtctccctcacctggccgtggtctccctgtttttGATCACTGCCATGTtttcctacctgaagcccccctccatctcctccccatccctggatctgtTGATGGCAGTTCTGTACTCGgtggttcctccagcagtgaaccccctcatctacagcatgaggaaccaggagctcaagcaTGCCGTGTGGAAATTGGTGACtggatga